A region of Massilia sp. KIM DNA encodes the following proteins:
- the fliP gene encoding flagellar type III secretion system pore protein FliP (The bacterial flagellar biogenesis protein FliP forms a type III secretion system (T3SS)-type pore required for flagellar assembly.): protein MTRSRSGAVLRRAAPLAGALLLASWPALAQQGDVLPGVIPGSTQGMTVKSQILVLMTLLGLLPVMVMMMTSFTRFVIILSLLRQALGLQQGLPNRIITGIALILTLLVMRPVGEAVWRDAFLPYDRDKIGLEQALKIAEVPVSRFMLAQTSKTALAQVARLAGEPENMKPEERSFPVKLAAFVLSELKTAFQIGAMLFIPFLIIDLVVSSVLMAMGMMMLSPLVISLPFKLLLFVLVDGWTLTVNTLVGSIHGY from the coding sequence ATGACGCGGTCGCGAAGCGGCGCTGTTCTGCGCCGCGCCGCGCCGCTCGCCGGCGCGCTGCTGCTGGCCTCCTGGCCGGCGCTGGCCCAGCAGGGGGACGTGCTGCCCGGGGTGATCCCCGGTTCGACCCAGGGCATGACGGTCAAGTCGCAGATCCTGGTCCTCATGACCCTGCTCGGGCTGCTGCCCGTGATGGTCATGATGATGACCAGCTTCACCCGCTTCGTGATCATCCTGTCGCTGCTGCGCCAGGCCCTGGGCCTGCAGCAGGGCCTGCCGAACCGCATCATCACCGGCATCGCCCTGATCCTGACCCTGCTGGTGATGCGTCCGGTGGGCGAAGCCGTATGGCGCGACGCCTTCCTGCCCTACGACCGCGACAAGATCGGCCTGGAACAGGCCCTCAAGATCGCCGAGGTGCCGGTGTCGCGCTTCATGCTGGCCCAGACCAGCAAGACCGCGCTGGCCCAGGTCGCGCGCCTGGCGGGCGAGCCCGAGAACATGAAACCCGAGGAGCGCAGCTTCCCGGTGAAGCTGGCGGCCTTCGTGCTGTCGGAACTGAAGACCGCTTTCCAGATCGGCGCCATGCTGTTCATCCCCTTCCTCATCATCGACCTGGTGGTCTCCTCGGTGCTGATGGCGATGGGCATGATGATGCTCTCGCCGCTGGTGATCTCGCTGCCCTTCAAGCTGCTGCTGTTCGTGCTGGTGGACGGCTGGACCCTCACGGTGAACACCCTGGTGGGCAGCATCCACGGCTATTAG
- a CDS encoding FliM/FliN family flagellar motor switch protein, which translates to MDMNLNEQLTGADVIIDDLDGIEAATAAAGHKAGRQLPQMMRRIPVTLTLEVGSARVSLQELMAIGPNSVVPLDAMAGEPLVIKVNGTPIGRAEVVVAGEQYGLKVIDLDGLNLDMLAP; encoded by the coding sequence ATGGACATGAACCTGAATGAGCAACTGACTGGCGCCGACGTCATCATCGACGACCTCGACGGGATCGAGGCCGCCACCGCCGCCGCCGGCCACAAGGCCGGCCGCCAGCTGCCGCAGATGATGCGGCGCATCCCGGTGACCCTGACCCTGGAAGTGGGTTCGGCCCGCGTCTCGCTGCAGGAATTGATGGCGATCGGCCCCAACTCGGTGGTCCCGCTGGACGCCATGGCCGGCGAGCCGCTGGTCATCAAGGTCAACGGCACCCCGATCGGCCGCGCCGAAGTGGTGGTGGCCGGCGAGCAGTACGGCCTCAAGGTCATCGACCTCGACGGCCTGAACCTGGACATGCTGGCTCCATGA
- a CDS encoding FliM/FliN family flagellar motor switch protein, with the protein MPINPPDRSRDVQVLDPSLLGRPVHLLPTFAARFADALGEAMGSPAGRRYWGAYRLISLAFERAPEGPGLRWLGAPGRFGMAAVAFERVLLLGLLEGRYLRRNPAPAQRDLAAERVTATEERLAASLTQQLAALLDAQVAEGLAAAGAAAEVPAAPVGAVVPASAPGRAGWVIRVALRAPQAEQDSLFWIGLDQELMGHVLAGLMADKGGARGKQPRAEPLAASLSVKLDGRLVSKEITLAALFELKVGDVIPVSVGRADVLLDESRLFTAFVAEHKGKLCLTSFEDAE; encoded by the coding sequence ATGCCCATCAACCCACCCGACCGTTCGCGTGATGTCCAGGTGCTCGATCCCAGCCTGCTGGGACGGCCCGTGCACCTGCTGCCGACCTTCGCCGCGCGCTTCGCCGACGCCCTGGGCGAAGCCATGGGCTCGCCGGCCGGGCGCCGCTATTGGGGCGCCTACCGCTTGATCAGCCTCGCCTTCGAGCGCGCTCCCGAGGGCCCCGGCCTGCGCTGGCTGGGCGCCCCGGGCCGCTTCGGCATGGCCGCCGTGGCCTTCGAGCGCGTGCTGCTGCTCGGCCTGCTGGAAGGCCGCTACCTGCGCCGTAATCCGGCGCCGGCCCAGCGCGACCTGGCGGCCGAGCGCGTCACCGCCACCGAGGAACGCCTGGCGGCGAGCCTGACCCAGCAACTGGCCGCGCTGCTCGACGCCCAGGTGGCCGAGGGCCTGGCCGCGGCCGGCGCCGCCGCCGAGGTCCCCGCGGCGCCGGTTGGCGCCGTGGTGCCGGCCAGCGCGCCGGGCCGGGCCGGCTGGGTGATCCGGGTGGCGCTGCGCGCTCCCCAGGCCGAGCAGGACAGCCTGTTCTGGATCGGCCTGGACCAGGAATTGATGGGCCACGTGCTGGCCGGCCTGATGGCGGACAAGGGCGGCGCACGTGGCAAGCAGCCGCGCGCCGAACCCCTGGCCGCCAGCCTGAGCGTCAAGCTGGACGGACGCCTGGTGAGCAAGGAAATCACCCTGGCCGCGCTGTTCGAGCTGAAGGTCGGGGACGTGATCCCGGTGTCGGTCGGCCGCGCCGACGTGCTGCTGGACGAATCGCGCCTGTTCACGGCCTTTGTCGCCGAGCACAAGGGCAAACTCTGTTTAACTTCTTTTGAAGACGCCGAATAA
- a CDS encoding flagellar hook-basal body complex protein FliE, with translation MASELAGLIRADLAQLTNEANRLAIQPAADFAAQGALPNGGGNAFSFAQSMKNAIASVDAEDRAAGERMAAVDAGKSDDLVGAMLASQQASLSFQMLMQVRNKVMGAVDELLKLPV, from the coding sequence ATGGCATCTGAACTCGCCGGCCTTATCAGGGCTGACCTGGCGCAACTGACCAACGAAGCAAACCGTCTCGCGATCCAGCCAGCGGCCGATTTCGCGGCCCAGGGCGCTCTCCCGAATGGCGGGGGCAATGCCTTTTCCTTCGCCCAGAGCATGAAGAATGCGATCGCCAGCGTGGACGCGGAAGACCGCGCCGCCGGCGAGCGCATGGCCGCCGTCGACGCCGGCAAGAGCGACGACCTGGTCGGCGCCATGCTGGCCTCCCAGCAGGCCAGCCTGTCCTTCCAGATGCTGATGCAAGTACGCAACAAAGTCATGGGCGCGGTCGACGAACTGCTCAAGCTCCCGGTCTGA
- the fliF gene encoding flagellar basal-body MS-ring/collar protein FliF, with protein sequence MISTLKSAFGGKLAAPALPPALRNNLPLLLGLAVAITAAVMMYLWQDQSSYKPVFGAREKVSSSDMMSVLEAEQVPYRVHPESGQVLVPASDLGRVRMLLAAKGVTAQLPSGLELMDRNDPLGVSQFVQDVRFRRGLEGELAQSILTLDAIASARVHLAIAKTSSFVSGAGDQSSASVVVALKPGRSLSNEQIAAIVNMVAGSVPNLAPTRVSLVDQAGNYLSARVDLADGFDGAGQGGGSDAAKRYTDAVRANVNELLAPILGAHNFKVSVTADVDNDKIEETQEKYGEAPKVTSEAMREEMERNRMALGVPGTLSNRPPQQADPADAANAANADPAAAKPDDGSARKNATTRQYAYDRAITQIKRSRGRLKKLSVAVVLNNAVAANAKAGYTPAELANIEKILRGGLGIDAARGDVLAVSSLNFPAPPAPQEWWQERDNVVDMTSWGIYALGALLAYFLLARPLLRAVTTRLAPQAPLAPATPALAGMPGAAAGLPGADGAVPALPAGAAPALGAPQGAPVAGGPGAMVPLLENYDLPPAGSPVDVMVDHLKVLAGKEPERVAEVVKQWVQKKHGRTE encoded by the coding sequence GTGATCTCTACCCTCAAGTCCGCATTCGGCGGCAAGCTCGCCGCGCCGGCGCTGCCGCCGGCCCTGCGCAACAACCTGCCCCTGCTGCTCGGCCTGGCCGTGGCCATCACCGCCGCCGTCATGATGTACCTGTGGCAGGACCAGTCCAGCTACAAGCCGGTGTTCGGCGCACGCGAGAAAGTCTCGTCCAGCGACATGATGAGCGTGCTCGAAGCCGAGCAGGTGCCCTACCGCGTCCACCCGGAAAGCGGCCAGGTGCTGGTGCCGGCCTCCGACCTGGGCCGGGTGCGCATGCTGCTGGCGGCCAAGGGCGTGACCGCCCAGCTGCCCTCGGGCCTGGAACTGATGGACCGCAACGACCCGCTGGGCGTGTCGCAGTTCGTGCAGGACGTGCGCTTCCGCCGCGGCCTGGAAGGCGAGCTGGCGCAAAGCATCCTGACCCTGGACGCGATCGCCTCGGCGCGCGTGCACCTGGCGATCGCCAAGACCAGCTCCTTCGTGTCCGGCGCCGGCGACCAGTCCTCGGCCTCGGTGGTGGTGGCCCTGAAGCCCGGCCGCAGCCTGTCGAACGAACAGATCGCCGCGATCGTCAACATGGTGGCCGGCAGCGTGCCGAACCTGGCGCCGACCCGCGTCTCGCTGGTCGACCAGGCCGGCAACTACCTGTCCGCACGGGTCGACCTGGCCGACGGCTTCGATGGCGCGGGCCAGGGCGGGGGCAGCGACGCCGCCAAGCGCTACACCGACGCGGTGCGCGCCAACGTCAACGAACTGCTGGCGCCCATCCTCGGCGCCCACAACTTCAAGGTCAGCGTCACCGCCGACGTCGACAACGACAAGATCGAAGAGACCCAGGAAAAATACGGCGAAGCGCCCAAGGTCACCAGCGAAGCGATGCGCGAGGAGATGGAGCGCAACCGCATGGCGCTGGGCGTGCCGGGCACCCTGTCGAACCGTCCGCCGCAGCAGGCCGACCCGGCCGACGCCGCCAACGCCGCCAATGCCGATCCGGCCGCCGCCAAGCCGGACGACGGCAGCGCGCGCAAGAACGCCACCACCCGCCAGTACGCCTACGACCGCGCGATCACCCAGATCAAGCGCTCGCGCGGCCGCCTCAAGAAGCTGTCGGTGGCGGTGGTGCTGAACAACGCCGTGGCGGCCAACGCCAAGGCCGGCTACACCCCGGCCGAACTGGCCAACATCGAGAAGATCCTGCGCGGCGGCCTGGGCATCGACGCCGCCCGCGGCGACGTGCTGGCCGTGTCGAGCCTGAACTTCCCGGCCCCGCCGGCGCCCCAGGAATGGTGGCAGGAGCGCGACAACGTGGTCGACATGACCAGCTGGGGCATCTATGCCCTGGGCGCCCTGCTCGCCTACTTCCTGCTGGCCCGCCCGCTGCTGCGCGCCGTGACCACCCGCCTGGCGCCCCAGGCCCCGCTGGCCCCGGCCACTCCGGCCCTGGCCGGCATGCCGGGCGCCGCCGCCGGCCTGCCCGGCGCGGACGGCGCGGTCCCGGCCCTGCCGGCTGGCGCCGCGCCCGCCCTCGGCGCCCCGCAAGGCGCGCCGGTGGCCGGCGGCCCGGGCGCCATGGTGCCCCTGCTCGAAAACTACGACCTGCCCCCGGCCGGTTCCCCGGTCGACGTCATGGTCGACCACCTGAAAGTCCTGGCCGGCAAGGAGCCTGAGCGCGTTGCCGAAGTCGTCAAACAATGGGTACAGAAAAAACATGGCCGAACTGAATAA
- a CDS encoding flagellar motor switch protein FliG → MAELNNFDGAEATVLSPVEQAAIVLLSIGEEGAAAVLRCLERDELLELTQVMSRMSGMKVDTVKTAIQNFFDDYRQQSGLHGASRSYLKRSLDLALGSDIANSVLNTIYGDAIRPMMARLQYASPKWLAEFISSEHVQMQAVFLAFLPPALASQILEALPQEGREIVLLNMARLDEIDRDVLNELEDLVGRCMSALDTQSASVEGVRQVAEILNRLQDNRAGMVELLRAHDPEVVSQIEMSMYDFFILSRQTEQVITRLLDEVPLEQWAIALKGAEPALRDAILTAMPRRQAQSFEDLMRRSGPVPMSRIEQTRREIMVTVKQLADAGEIDIQLFAEATAE, encoded by the coding sequence ATGGCCGAACTGAATAACTTCGATGGCGCCGAAGCCACGGTCCTGAGCCCGGTCGAACAGGCCGCCATCGTGCTGCTGTCGATCGGCGAGGAAGGCGCGGCCGCGGTGCTGCGCTGCCTCGAGCGCGACGAACTGCTGGAGCTGACCCAGGTGATGTCGCGCATGAGCGGCATGAAGGTCGACACCGTCAAGACCGCGATCCAGAACTTCTTCGACGACTATCGCCAACAGAGCGGCCTGCACGGCGCCTCGCGTTCCTACCTCAAGCGCTCGCTCGACCTGGCGCTGGGCAGCGACATCGCCAACAGCGTGCTGAACACGATCTATGGCGACGCCATCCGCCCGATGATGGCGCGCCTGCAGTACGCCTCGCCGAAGTGGCTGGCCGAGTTCATCTCGTCCGAGCACGTGCAGATGCAGGCCGTGTTCCTGGCCTTCCTGCCGCCGGCCCTGGCCTCGCAGATCCTGGAGGCCCTGCCCCAGGAAGGCCGCGAGATCGTGCTGCTGAACATGGCGCGCCTGGACGAGATCGACCGCGACGTGCTGAACGAACTGGAAGACCTGGTGGGCCGCTGCATGTCCGCGCTCGACACCCAGAGCGCCAGCGTGGAAGGCGTGCGCCAGGTGGCCGAGATCCTCAACCGCCTGCAGGACAACCGCGCCGGCATGGTCGAGCTGCTGCGCGCCCATGATCCGGAAGTGGTGTCCCAGATCGAGATGTCGATGTACGACTTCTTCATCCTGTCGCGCCAGACCGAGCAGGTCATCACCCGCCTGCTCGACGAAGTGCCGCTCGAGCAGTGGGCGATCGCGCTCAAGGGCGCCGAGCCGGCCCTGCGCGACGCCATCCTGACCGCGATGCCGCGCCGCCAGGCCCAGAGCTTCGAGGACCTGATGCGCCGTTCCGGCCCGGTGCCGATGTCGCGCATCGAGCAGACCCGGCGCGAGATCATGGTCACCGTCAAGCAGCTCGCCGACGCCGGCGAGATCGACATCCAGCTGTTCGCCGAGGCGACCGCGGAATGA
- the fliH gene encoding flagellar assembly protein FliH, translating to MKQFRPYHFPPLHQFTSALPKGAGTGGGAGSPEEWQAALADGYRQGQREGYEAGLDQGRADGFPVGQAEGLQRGVEEGRAMALEGLEQLGRPVDAMLKSLKKLKTEMRAAQRKEVVDLVGKIARQVIRAELALQPVQLLTLVEEALAVMPPSREQVEVFLNPEELRRVMELDPKRAKKWTLLPDPELEPGECRVRSGDHEVDAGCQGRLTAVMDQVRDQLLVDEEEEEEA from the coding sequence ATGAAGCAGTTCCGGCCTTATCACTTCCCGCCGCTGCACCAGTTCACCAGCGCCCTGCCCAAGGGCGCAGGGACTGGCGGCGGCGCCGGCTCGCCCGAGGAATGGCAGGCGGCGCTGGCCGACGGCTATCGCCAGGGCCAGCGCGAAGGCTATGAGGCGGGCCTGGACCAGGGCCGCGCCGACGGCTTCCCGGTCGGCCAGGCCGAGGGCCTGCAGCGCGGCGTCGAGGAAGGCCGCGCCATGGCGCTGGAAGGGCTGGAGCAGCTCGGCCGGCCGGTCGACGCCATGCTCAAGAGCCTGAAGAAACTCAAGACCGAGATGCGCGCCGCCCAGCGCAAGGAAGTCGTGGACCTGGTCGGCAAGATCGCGCGCCAGGTGATCCGCGCCGAACTGGCCCTGCAGCCGGTCCAGCTCCTGACCCTGGTCGAGGAAGCCCTGGCCGTGATGCCGCCTTCGCGCGAGCAGGTCGAGGTCTTCCTCAATCCGGAAGAGCTGCGCCGCGTGATGGAACTGGATCCCAAGCGCGCCAAGAAATGGACCCTGCTGCCCGACCCCGAGCTCGAGCCGGGCGAATGCCGCGTGCGCTCCGGCGACCATGAGGTCGACGCCGGCTGCCAGGGCCGCCTGACGGCGGTGATGGACCAGGTGCGCGACCAGCTGCTGGTCGACGAGGAAGAGGAGGAGGAAGCGTGA
- the fliI gene encoding flagellar protein export ATPase FliI — protein sequence MTALAQRLRSVELGAVPVATPTGRLVGAQGLLLESSGCRLHTGQRCRIETVDGGWLDAQVVGFREKISYLMPFKKASGLVTGARVIPSQEKSDLMIGPSWLGRMVNGLGEPIDGLGKLGGDQPLSPTPPRVNPLRKAPVEEPLDVGVRAINAMLTIGKGQRVGLMAGSGVGKSVLLGLITRQTVADVIVVGLIGERNREVREFVEKSLGADGLKRAVLVVAPADESPLMRVMATEMCHAVAAHFRDRGQNVLLLCDSLTRYAMALREVALSLGEPPATRGYPPSVFSNLPQLVESAGNGENPKGSMSAIYTVLAEGDDQQDPVVDSARAILDGHIVLTRELAERGHYPAIDVAQSISRCMAQVVSPEHSLAARKLKAAMARHARVRDLIPLGAYVPGADPETDRAVRLQPQIEAFLCQGTREEAPLTGCVDQLKAMMA from the coding sequence GTGACCGCCCTCGCCCAGCGCCTGCGTTCGGTCGAACTCGGCGCCGTCCCGGTCGCCACGCCCACCGGCCGCCTGGTCGGCGCCCAGGGCCTGCTGCTCGAATCGAGCGGCTGCCGCCTGCACACCGGCCAGCGCTGCCGCATCGAGACCGTCGACGGCGGCTGGCTGGACGCCCAGGTGGTGGGCTTTCGCGAAAAGATCTCCTACCTGATGCCGTTCAAGAAGGCCAGTGGCCTGGTGACCGGCGCGCGCGTGATCCCTAGCCAGGAAAAGAGCGACCTGATGATCGGGCCGTCCTGGCTGGGCCGCATGGTCAACGGCCTGGGCGAGCCGATCGACGGCCTGGGCAAGCTGGGCGGCGACCAGCCGCTCTCGCCCACCCCGCCGCGCGTCAATCCGCTGCGCAAGGCCCCGGTCGAGGAACCGCTGGACGTCGGCGTGCGCGCGATCAACGCCATGCTCACCATCGGCAAGGGCCAGCGCGTCGGCCTGATGGCCGGCTCCGGCGTCGGCAAGTCGGTGCTGCTGGGCCTGATCACCCGCCAGACCGTGGCCGACGTGATCGTGGTCGGCCTGATCGGCGAGCGTAACCGCGAGGTGCGCGAATTCGTCGAGAAGTCGCTCGGCGCGGATGGCTTGAAACGCGCGGTGCTGGTGGTGGCCCCGGCCGACGAATCGCCCCTGATGCGGGTGATGGCGACCGAGATGTGCCACGCCGTCGCCGCCCACTTCCGCGACCGCGGCCAGAACGTGCTGCTGCTGTGCGATTCCCTGACCCGCTACGCGATGGCGCTGCGCGAAGTCGCGCTCTCGCTGGGCGAGCCGCCGGCCACGCGCGGCTACCCGCCCTCGGTGTTCTCGAACCTGCCGCAGCTGGTGGAATCGGCCGGCAACGGCGAGAACCCGAAAGGCAGCATGAGCGCCATCTACACGGTGCTGGCCGAAGGCGACGACCAGCAGGACCCGGTGGTCGATTCGGCGCGCGCGATCCTGGACGGCCACATCGTGCTGACCCGCGAGCTGGCCGAGCGCGGCCACTATCCGGCGATCGACGTGGCCCAGTCGATCTCGCGCTGCATGGCCCAGGTGGTCAGCCCCGAGCATTCGCTGGCCGCGCGCAAGCTCAAGGCCGCGATGGCGCGCCACGCGCGGGTGCGCGACCTGATCCCCCTCGGCGCCTACGTGCCGGGGGCCGATCCCGAGACCGACCGCGCGGTGCGCCTGCAGCCCCAGATCGAGGCCTTCCTGTGCCAGGGCACGCGCGAGGAAGCGCCGCTCACCGGCTGCGTCGACCAATTGAAAGCGATGATGGCATGA
- a CDS encoding flagellar export protein FliJ: MSANETRQNMIASLGTMVQLRSTEVDRLQADLASQEATRTRYQNNLARLAALAEGSGASGSLARGNALALALNCGAYKQNVLAMADAHRVDLQLHEANMAVAQRKLSEAWTRRELLGKVLEQKQELVARDQERALRKREDDIATQSWMAGRAA, from the coding sequence ATGAGCGCGAACGAGACCCGGCAGAACATGATCGCCAGCCTGGGCACCATGGTGCAGCTGCGCAGCACCGAGGTCGACCGCCTGCAGGCCGACCTGGCGAGCCAGGAAGCGACGCGCACGCGCTACCAGAACAACCTGGCGCGCCTGGCTGCGCTGGCCGAGGGCAGCGGCGCCTCCGGCAGCCTGGCCCGGGGCAATGCGCTGGCGCTGGCCCTGAACTGCGGCGCCTACAAGCAGAACGTGCTGGCCATGGCCGACGCCCACCGCGTCGACCTGCAGCTGCACGAAGCCAACATGGCCGTCGCCCAGCGCAAGCTGAGCGAGGCCTGGACCCGACGCGAACTGCTGGGCAAGGTGCTCGAGCAGAAGCAGGAACTGGTCGCACGCGACCAGGAACGCGCGCTGCGCAAGCGCGAGGACGACATCGCCACCCAATCCTGGATGGCAGGACGGGCGGCGTAA
- the fliD gene encoding flagellar filament capping protein FliD, which yields MATAITAPTYDPTTTAQALAEKYVLARQQILDAQGKQASATEAALNQLSSAMSAFQTSLAALTGIGKTVYAQSATFSDTAIGSATASPSAVAGSYSFFVKQVATASQVSFTGLTDNAGVSGDLKINMGGNPAFTVNLASADTDANGTLSPRELAAAINGATGNNSKITASIVTTGGTSELVLTSKDTGANTAITIDTSAVSVSNDPDTGNPRTWSLIQANADPARRRTLVAAQDAIIHVGSEGGTQISQASNTFTAVDGVKMSFTKAQASGSAPVTLTVGADNAGTTANVQAFVDAFNKLKGVLNKLTDPGDPSKNVAGGVFAHDGGIRALNERLNGLLRPTGGDSLASFGIIGTREGTLELNSTRLLSQLALKPTGLDTLIGSSSATTPTGIAGALDKYLKTWSNSVDGQIKQRKEATSKLQSELSNRQVRLDDQYESARKRYLAQFTQLQTMQGLMNHNVTLFDALFSNSKD from the coding sequence ATGGCAACGGCAATCACCGCACCCACCTACGACCCGACCACCACCGCGCAGGCGCTGGCCGAGAAGTACGTGCTGGCGCGCCAGCAGATCCTGGATGCCCAGGGCAAGCAGGCGAGCGCCACCGAAGCGGCGCTCAACCAGCTGAGCTCGGCCATGAGCGCCTTCCAGACCAGCCTGGCCGCCCTGACCGGCATCGGCAAGACCGTGTACGCCCAGTCGGCGACCTTCAGCGACACCGCCATCGGCAGCGCCACCGCCTCCCCCAGCGCCGTCGCCGGCAGCTATTCCTTCTTCGTCAAGCAGGTGGCCACCGCCAGCCAGGTGTCCTTCACCGGTCTGACCGACAACGCCGGCGTGAGCGGCGACCTGAAGATCAACATGGGCGGCAACCCGGCCTTCACGGTCAACCTGGCGTCTGCCGACACCGACGCCAACGGGACCCTGTCGCCGCGCGAGCTGGCGGCCGCGATCAACGGCGCCACCGGCAACAACTCGAAGATCACGGCTTCGATCGTCACCACCGGCGGCACCTCGGAACTGGTGCTGACCTCCAAGGACACCGGCGCCAACACCGCGATCACGATCGACACCAGCGCGGTCAGCGTGTCCAACGATCCGGACACCGGCAACCCGCGCACCTGGAGCCTGATCCAGGCCAACGCCGACCCGGCGCGCCGCCGCACCCTAGTGGCGGCCCAGGACGCCATCATCCACGTCGGCAGCGAAGGCGGCACCCAGATCAGCCAGGCCAGCAACACCTTCACCGCCGTCGACGGCGTCAAGATGAGCTTCACCAAGGCCCAGGCCAGCGGCAGCGCCCCGGTCACCCTGACCGTCGGCGCCGACAACGCCGGCACCACCGCCAACGTCCAGGCCTTCGTCGACGCCTTCAACAAGCTCAAGGGGGTCCTGAACAAGCTGACCGACCCGGGCGACCCGTCCAAGAACGTGGCTGGCGGCGTCTTCGCCCACGACGGCGGCATCCGCGCCCTGAACGAGCGCCTCAATGGCCTGCTGCGTCCGACCGGCGGCGATTCGCTGGCCAGCTTCGGCATCATCGGCACCCGCGAAGGCACGCTCGAACTGAACTCGACCCGCCTGCTGAGCCAGCTGGCGCTCAAGCCCACCGGCCTCGACACCCTGATCGGCAGCAGCTCGGCCACCACCCCGACCGGCATCGCCGGCGCGCTCGACAAGTACCTCAAGACCTGGAGCAACAGCGTCGACGGCCAGATCAAGCAGCGCAAGGAAGCGACCAGCAAGCTGCAGTCCGAGCTCTCCAACCGCCAGGTGCGTCTGGACGACCAGTACGAATCGGCGCGCAAGCGCTACCTGGCCCAATTCACCCAGCTGCAGACCATGCAGGGCCTCATGAACCACAACGTCACCCTGTTCGACGCCCTGTTCAGCAACAGCAAAGACTGA
- the fliS gene encoding flagellar export chaperone FliS, whose product MSYQEAYGSYHAVNLDAQTSRASPVELVLLLTDGLLDELARARAHIVARRYEQKAASIDKCVQIINGLSSSLDFDQGGETVANLARIYDFCATHLQGAGIKLDPDMVDEVIRILSTIRQGWKGVQERNG is encoded by the coding sequence ATGTCCTATCAAGAAGCCTACGGCAGCTATCACGCCGTCAACCTGGACGCGCAGACTTCGCGCGCGTCTCCGGTGGAACTGGTCCTGCTGCTCACCGACGGCCTGCTCGACGAGCTGGCCCGCGCCAGGGCCCACATCGTGGCCAGGCGCTACGAGCAGAAGGCCGCGAGCATCGACAAATGCGTCCAGATCATCAACGGCCTGTCGAGCTCCCTCGACTTCGACCAGGGCGGCGAGACCGTCGCCAACCTGGCGCGCATCTATGATTTCTGCGCCACCCACCTGCAGGGCGCGGGTATCAAGCTCGACCCCGACATGGTGGACGAGGTGATCCGCATCCTGAGCACCATCCGCCAGGGCTGGAAAGGCGTCCAGGAACGCAATGGCTAG